AGCCCTATACGAATATACAAGGCAGCTATCGAGGGAGAGAGAAATGAATACAACTACAACAAAAAACGTTTGCGGAGACAAATGGTACCTTAATCTAGACAAGCCTGAAGAGGCATTGAAGTTTCTTGGATTCATTGCCATTTTCGTCATCCGAACTCTCCTCCATCATCTCATGAAGCCTCTTGGCCAACCTTACCTCACCACCGACTTTTCTGTATGTCcatctcttcttgttcttcgtATATATTATCTCTTTTGATCTTTCCATATTAACTCAATTTTTGTATGCATCAGATAGGGCTGATTCTAGGTAATCTTCCCAAGTTTCGAGAGGCATTCTCGGGGCCTTACTCTGTAACCCTCAACAACATAATCGAATTCGGAATGATCTGCCATATGTTTGTGATGGGTCTAGAGATGAATCCAAGCGTTCTTCTCAGACCACCAACCAAAGACGCATTCATAGCATACACAAGCATGACCACGACCTTTGTTCTCGCCTTTGTCACAACTCCTTTCCTCCACTACACCAAAACTGGTCCTTACGTTTTCTCCCTCGCCCTCTCCCTCATGGCATCAAGCACTGGTTCCCCAATCTTAACCCGCGTCATCGCCAATCTCAAAATCAGAAAATCCGATCTTGGGAAACTCGCATCAGCCGCAGGTGTCCATACGGACATGATCTCTACCTTGTTTTACTGCTTCGGATTCATTTTCTTCCCTACGGACAAACCTCTCGCTAGACCTCTCCAAAGATTCTTCAGAGCCCTCCTCATGTTTTGCCTCTTCCTCGCTCAGGTCACTTTCACCTCAATCGTATCCCCAATATTTCTAAATTGGGTCAACAACGAGAACCCCGAAGGCAAACCACTCAAGGGATCTCACCTTGTTATGTCTCTCGCTTTTGTCGTCTTGATCTGTAGTTTCCCACTTTGGCCAGCTGAGTCAGTGTACAACCCAATTCTCAGCGCATTCACGGCTGGTCTCTTCCTTCCAAACCAAGGAAGAATGTCGAAATGgatcatcaacaaaatcaattacTTGCTCAGCACGGTCTTCTaccctatcttcttcttctgggttgGGTTCATAATCCACATGAGAAACTTTGACATCGGGGATAAAATGGCGTGGGCAAAGTTCTTTTCTCTTCTCGGTACTGTCATAGTCGGGAAAGTCACCGGAACAGTCTTGTGTGGTTTACTACTTGGTTATCATGTCCCCGAAACCGCATCTTTAGGACTGCTTTTGACAGCTAAAGGCCATTTTCATGTCTACTTGGCAGCCTTGGCCATCCGGGTACCATCAAGCTTTCtccttttcagttttatttctttgtttatctTCAAAGCAAGATCTTTACTCTCGTTCTTTCCGTTTGATGCAAATGCAGACAAACAGGGTGAAAAATACGACCGGTGCAATGATCATTTTTGTCATTGTCCTCACAGTGATCTACTCCCCATTTGTGGTCATGGACATCATCAAACGTGCTAGAAAGCGGGTGCCTGTGCACATCATGGCGCTTCAATGGCTTGATCCAACAACAGAACTTCGGATCTTGATCGGTCTCCACGGTCCGCACAACATCGGTTCCACGCTCAACCTTATGGAGATCTGCCATGGGGGACGTGAGCCAGGGTCTATATTTTATGCGACTGACATGGTGGAGTTGACTGATGAGATTGCTGCCACGCTGAAAAAGGGCGGAGGAGGTGGTCAGAGTAATGATTCAGTGACGGTAACGGATAGGTCGGTGGCGGAAATGAGAGAGAGTATAACGGCAGCTGTGAATGGGTACGGGGAGCTCCGCAACGGACAAGGTGTGACAGTGCGGCGGATGCTTGCATTGTCCACTTTTATGACCATGGCTCAGGATGTTTGCGGTTTGGCTGATGAACTTATGGTTTCCATTATAATTCTACCGTTCCATAAACGACTGAATCCTGATGGCACTCTTGACTCTGGCAATGCTGGGTTCCGTCATGTGAACCGAAAGGTAATTGTTCCACCAAGTACTATTACAAGTCTATTTTCCTTTCTCGTCACTGGTATAATTAGGCATTTGCGTTTGCAGATTCTGAAGAACGCACCATGTTCGGTGGGAATTCTTGTGGATAGGTCGTTCGGGCAAACAGAAGAGGCATGGAGACCAGGAGCATCCATGGCCATTGCTATAATATTCATAGGTGGCAGAGACGACAGGGAGGCACTGGCTTTCGCGGCACAAGTGGCTCGACATCCTGTTGTGAAATTGAAGGTGATACGTTTCTTGGAAGACAAGAGCTCCCAGAACGCACAAAAACGCAGTAGTATCCTGAACAGAGCGAGCGTGGTAGAGCAAGAAGAGGAAATGAAGCTTGATGATGAATGCTTCGCTGAGTTCTATGAAAGATACATAGCTGGAGGTGGAAGAGTGTCTTACATGGAGAAGCATCTCACAAACTCCTCTGAGACTTTCACAGCACTTAAATCACTAGATGGAGAGTATGGGCTGGTGATTGTCGGAAGAGGAGGGGGAAGAGCAAGCAGTGGGTTAACCACTGGCCTCAACGACTGGCAGCAATGTCCAGAGCTTGGTCCCATAGGTGACGTTCTTTCCGGATCAGATTTCTCACGCAACACATCAATGTTAATTATTCAGCAGCAGCGTACTCGGGGTCAGCTTGATGGGCTCCATGATGATTTCAACATCCTGTGAATATATGTACAATTGCACTAATTTTAGTAGCTTGGGAAGAGTAGTATCCTAACCATCACAGCTCTAAAGAGACTTTGTACAATAGTTCAAACATTAAGTGGTTTATGTAGATAGAATGGTAAAAAGAAGTGGTATCGAAGCATTACTTCTTAGCAGCCTGAAGCGGTGTTTAAAACATAGAGTTAAAACAAGTTACAGGGCGATTTGTTTCTGATTTACACAAAGCATAAACTAGGGAAAATTTCACAAGCTCATTATAAGTCTTGTGATTGGTGCTTAGCAAAGGACAATGCAAAACGTTTTCTTCCCGAAGTTCTGATGGAGACCTCTGAGTTCCTTAGTACTGATTTGAAAACTTGGCTACCTCTGCCTGAAAACACAAAAGGGTATATACCATAAGACGAGGTACATCAAACAACATCAATAGCATTTGATATTCGTCTAGCTGATCAACCACATGATGAAATAAGTGAGTTACAAACAATAAAATCTGATACAGAAGTGTGAAGAGAGAAACCAAGGTACCTCAAACTGGTTCTTCAGATAATCGAGCTCCTTGTCAAGATCATTGATGGCCTGGTTGTATGCTTGCATCGGAGAAGACTGGCTTGTTGTATGAATCTACACACAGAAGAACCACTTTCACACTTAAACAACAACATCCAAGAGTCCTAAAAATCAACAAGTGTATCCCACTTGTTATACTACTCAGAAATTTTCACACATCTCAAACAATCAGACACTGTTTTGAAGTTCCTAAAATGAATACAAGGATCAACGAAATGGCAAAAACACAGAGAACAGGATTAATCCTTCCAATTTCAAGGCAACATGCTTTACAGTAGTAACATGCAAAACTTGAGGAAATTGAGCTTACCCTCACAATAATCTTGTACTTAAGAGGATGAGGAAGCTGGTATCCAGCGAACAAGACATTCTCGTCGCGGTGAAGTTGccttcaacaaaaataaaataaaattcagaacaaaaatttagggatttttatctcttgagagaaaaaagagacaaagacGTACATGCGGACAATGTTACCAATGGTATGGTCTTCTCTCTCAATCGTGAAGGAAGCAGCATTGATGATCTTCGTGTCCCTATCATAAGCAACCCTAGAAcatacgaaacaaaaaaaaatcgagggTTTAgcacagtaattaaaaaactgaGACTATCGATAAGAAGCTTTCGAATTTCATTACTTCCTGGTTCCTTCAGGGACGACGAATCTCTCGTATCGGTCAGGAGCATTCATGGCTTAACCGgaggtttcaactttcaagcgTCCTTCGCCGCAGAGCAGAGAGACctttcactttctctctcgGCAATGAAAATATAATTCGACGACGTTTCGTCTTATAAGTTAAAGAAAACCATAGTAGTCCACGTGTTctattcttattggtttaaatCCTTTGGCTCGGATCGGGCCGAACTCTTAAAAAGTATTACCAAATTGGACCTTTAGGTTTATGTTATTTACACAAGCGTGTGATTTAATTGTGGGAGAAACCTAACAAAAAATttcaggaaagaaaaaaaaaaaacaacaagtcaGATCCCTAAAAATCGAACCCGAACGCgtaaaaaacttgaaaaccgACTATGGCCTTTCACGTAGCTTGTCCAATTACATGGTACcctctttaattttttctttttcttttggcgCCTCGTCGTTACTCTTCTATAGTCTTCGGCtggctttgttgttttttttttgttacttatcGAATTGTtcaaattggttttatttttgggggttttcttcttcttcttttcttcgcAGCCGGAAAATTTGCTTCTGCGTGTTGGGTTTTTCTCGGAATCTTCATGGTAAACAAGTGAAAGATGTGTTTCTCAACGAGATCCATTCTCTTCAAGACTTCTTGCGAGACCCCTGGGGTGATGAGGTTTCGGCGGACGGTGGTACCGTTCAGATCCATGTCCCTAAGCTCGCTGTGTTTGATACTGGTCCTCGTATTGCGGCTAGAGGGAATGATTCGGCGGTTGaggttgttgctgctgctgcatcTTCGGATTTGGTGCCAGCCAAACGCACTGTTGTGTTGCAGAAGAAAGCAGCTGTGGTGGATTGCTGTGCTGTTAATGATGCTTCTGACGACTTAGAGGTGTGGTTGCTTGCTGCTTTTGTCAATTGAATTGAACGAGTGTGTGGTTAACTTGAGATAATGATTTAGTTAGGCTAGACTTGGTAGTTGCACATGCCTATTGGTTATATGATATTGCAGCCTTTGTTTGAGTATTGAGTGGAACGGTATACATCTCTGTCTTTGTGAAATATCGTGTGTATTCAGTAATGTTGATAAGTCTGTTTCTTGTGTATGTCTTTTATGTAGGTTACTGTCAAAGAGCTCTGTGGAGAAGATCATGACCATCACAGTGGAAGCATAACGTGTCACATGTGCTATTTGGTTGAAGTTGGGAAGAGTGAGAAAGCCAAGATGCTTTCTTGCAAATGTTGTGGCAAGAAGTATCATAGAAACTGCTTGAAGACTTGGGCTCAACATAGAGGTATCGTTTTCATTGGAATGTAATGCTTATGAGTCTTCTTCTGCCAACTGCCTAGATtcttatagcttttttttttttctttcagatttgTTTAATTGGAGCTCTTGGGCTTGCCCCTCTTGCCGAATCTGTGAGGTTAGTTTGGACACTACTTTGTGCGCAATGACTATTCCTACACTTCTATTTCCTTTTCAACAAGTGTTCCTGCTCTTTTACATGTTGGGTTACATTTGACTTTTCCTCATCATGTAtctgatatatctaaaaaagatgatttggaacattttaattaattggttTAACTACCTCTTGATCATTTACATTCTCTTGGTCATGTTTCCTCTAGGGCTGCGGGACTTTAGGGGATCCAAAGAAGTTTATGTTCTGCAAAAGATGTGATGCTGCTTATCATTGTGATTGCCAACAACCTCGGCACAAGGTAGTATTTGTTGCTTCTCTATATAAGGTTCCTATCTTTTGCAAATTGGTTGATTCTCGTCTCTGAATGTTTACAGAATGTTAGTTCTGGACCCTATTTGTGTCCGAAGCACACCAAGTGTTACAGCTGTGGGTCTACAGTCCCTGGGAATGGCCAGAGCTTACGGTATTTAACTTCTTTTTGCTTTGTGATTCCTACTATTATTTGATACATGTAAAGTGCACTAATCTCTTATCATTCCTTTTTAACTCTGCAGGTGGTTTTTGGGGCATACTTGTTGTGATGCTTGTGGAAGGTTGTTTGTTAAGGGAAATTATTGTCCTGTATGTTTGAAggtatctctttcttcttcttgttgataGTGAACCATGTACTCGGTTTCCATGCATCATAATTGGTTATGTTTGCCCAGAGTTAATTGTTCGAggtttattatgtatttttgagtTGTTATCCTATACTATTCAGACATCTGTATCGCAAAGGCAGTTAAATGCAGCATTTTCTTACATTCTTTGGCTCCCTTTGAATCAAGTTgagtaatttattttgatttcgtTACGTAGGTTTACAGGGACTCGGAAGCAACACCAATGGTGTGTTGTGACTTTTGCCAGCGCTGGGTTCATTGTCAGTGTGATGGAATCAGGTCaatatctttaatttatttaataatgcAATATTACTTTTGTGTCATGTAAGCATGTCTTTCAAGTGTGTCTCCAACTATTTTAAATAACACTAACTTTGCAAACAAATATCACAGCGAAGAGAAATACATGCAGTTTCAAGTGGATGGGAATCTTCAATACAAATGTTCTACTTGCCGTGGGGAATGCTACCAGGTAGGTTTCATGGGTCCTCTGTCTTTTTCAAGTGTTTGTTCTTAAATCTGTCCGATGCTCTAGTGGATTGCCATAAATGATAATTTGGTGACCCCATCTTctctttctgatttttgtttataatgcCAGGTCAAGGATCTTGATGATGCTATACAGGAAATCTGGAAGCGAAAAGATATTGCTGAGAAAGAGCTAATTGCTAGCCTGAAAGCTAGTGCTGGGGTAGTTGGGCAAACTGGTGGTGCCTCTCTTATCAATCAGCCTAGATCTGTGGAAAGAAAAGTTTCTGAGAAGGCTGTGGTcaatggtgaagaagagaagccatTGAGAGTTCTCAGGATAAAAACTAGCAAGCCTCAAGATTCAGATAGTGAGAAATTTGGAAAACACACTACAGAGCTGAATACTGTGAAGGCGAAAAAATTGGTGATAAGTATAGGTCCTCGAAAGACAGGGGTTACAAACTCTACGAGCTGCGATGTATCAAAGCTTTCTTCCAAATCCAATGGTATGTCTAGCGTAAATTTTTGCATCTTATCATAAacttatataagaaaaatatactctcTACGATTTACGTTAAActttcttcagtttcttcttttttttataattgatattaGTAATAAAAAGAGCTTTGGTGATTTCAGGAAAGCAAGAGAAATTGCAAACAGAAGAAATGTTGTCCCAAGAACCGCATCGCAGTTTGTTGGGAAAGAATAATGACGAAAAGAGAGGGTCTCGAGGTGAAGTGGCCACTTCAAAGGCTGAGGGCGGAATCATAGGGAGACACTCAGATAGCAGAGGAGATTTAAATAGTGGCTCGCATGATTCATTGCAGAAAGATTCAAGACGATTGTTGAAactgaaaataaagaaacataatcCGGAGAGCCAAGAAGGTGAAGCCCCTAGCATTGTCTATGAAAGAGGTAAATCTGGTAAAGGACATAGGTCTAAGAGGAAAAGAGCATCACCTCCAGCTGAAAAGTCAGGGttcaatgaagatgaagatgcaTCNNNNNNNNNNNNNNNNNNNNNNNNNNNNNNNNNNNNNNNNNNNNNNNNNNNNNNNNNNNNNNNNNNNNNNNNNNNNNNNNNNNNNNNNNNNNNNNNNNNNNNNNNNNNNNNNNNNNNNNNNNNNNNNNNNNNNNNNNNNNNNNNNNNNNNNNNNNNNNNNNNNNNNNNNNNNNNNNNNNNNNNNNNNNNNNNNNNNNNNNNNNNNNNNNNNNNNNNNNNNNNNNNNNNNNNNNNNNNNNNNNNNNNNNNNNNNNNNNNNNNNNNNNNNNNNNNNNNNNNNNNNNNNNNNNNNNNNNNNNNNNNNNNNNNNNNNNNNNNNNNNNNNNNNNNNNNNNNNNNNNNNNNNNNNNNNNNNNNNNNNNNNNNNNNNNNNNNNNNNNNNNNNNNNNNNNNNNNNNNNNNNNNNNNNNNNNNNNNNNNNNNNNNNNNNNNNNNNNNNNNNNNNNNNNNNNNNNNNNNNNNNNNNNNNNNNNNNNNNNNNNNNNNNNNNNNNNNNNNNNNNNNNNNNNNNNNNNNNNNNNNNNNNNNNNNNNNNNNNNNNNNNNNNNNNNNNNNNNNNNNNNNNNNNNNNNNNNNNNNNNNNNNNNNNNNNNNNNNNNNNNNNNNNNNNNNNNNNNNNNNNNNNNNNNNNNNNNNNNNNNNNNNNNNNNNNNNNNNNNNNNNNNNNNNNNNNNNNNNNNNNNNNNNNNNNNNNNNNNNNNNNNNNNNNNNNNNNNNNNNNNNNNNNNNNNNNNNNNNNNNNNNNNNNNNNNNNNNNNNNNNNNNNNNNNNNNNNNNNNNNNNNNNNNNNNNNNNNNNNNNNNNNNNNNNNNNNNNNNNNNNNNNNNNNNNNNNNNNNNNNNNNNNNNNNNNNNNNNNNNNNNNNNNNNNNNNNNNNNNNNNNNNNNNNNNNNNNNNNNNNNNNNNNNNNNNNNNNNNNNNNNNNNNNNNNNNNNNNNNNNNNNNNNNNNNNNNNNNNNNNNNNNNNNNNNNNNNNNNNNNNNNNNNNNNNNNNNNNNNNNNNNNNNNNNNNNNNNNNNNNNNNNNNNNNNNNNNNNNNNNNNNNNNNNNNNNNNNNNNNNNNNNNNNNNNNNNNNNNNNNNNNNNNNNNNNNNNNNNNNNNNNNNNNNNNNNNNNNNNNNNNNNNNNNNNNNNNNNNNNNNNNNNNNNNNNNNNNNNNNNNNNNNNNNNNNNNNNNNNNNNNNNNNNNNNNNNNNNNNNNNNNNNNNNNNNNNNNNNNNNNNNNNNNNNNNNNNNNNNNNNNNNNNNNNNNNNNNNNNNNNNNNNNNNNNNNNNNNNNNNNNNNNNNNNNNNNNNN
The Camelina sativa cultivar DH55 chromosome 6, Cs, whole genome shotgun sequence genome window above contains:
- the LOC104791457 gene encoding cation/H(+) antiporter 28, whose amino-acid sequence is MNTTTTKNVCGDKWYLNLDKPEEALKFLGFIAIFVIRTLLHHLMKPLGQPYLTTDFSIGLILGNLPKFREAFSGPYSVTLNNIIEFGMICHMFVMGLEMNPSVLLRPPTKDAFIAYTSMTTTFVLAFVTTPFLHYTKTGPYVFSLALSLMASSTGSPILTRVIANLKIRKSDLGKLASAAGVHTDMISTLFYCFGFIFFPTDKPLARPLQRFFRALLMFCLFLAQVTFTSIVSPIFLNWVNNENPEGKPLKGSHLVMSLAFVVLICSFPLWPAESVYNPILSAFTAGLFLPNQGRMSKWIINKINYLLSTVFYPIFFFWVGFIIHMRNFDIGDKMAWAKFFSLLGTVIVGKVTGTVLCGLLLGYHVPETASLGLLLTAKGHFHVYLAALAIRTNRVKNTTGAMIIFVIVLTVIYSPFVVMDIIKRARKRVPVHIMALQWLDPTTELRILIGLHGPHNIGSTLNLMEICHGGREPGSIFYATDMVELTDEIAATLKKGGGGGQSNDSVTVTDRSVAEMRESITAAVNGYGELRNGQGVTVRRMLALSTFMTMAQDVCGLADELMVSIIILPFHKRLNPDGTLDSGNAGFRHVNRKILKNAPCSVGILVDRSFGQTEEAWRPGASMAIAIIFIGGRDDREALAFAAQVARHPVVKLKVIRFLEDKSSQNAQKRSSILNRASVVEQEEEMKLDDECFAEFYERYIAGGGRVSYMEKHLTNSSETFTALKSLDGEYGLVIVGRGGGRASSGLTTGLNDWQQCPELGPIGDVLSGSDFSRNTSMLIIQQQRTRGQLDGLHDDFNIL
- the LOC104791456 gene encoding DNA-directed RNA polymerases II, IV and V subunit 11 codes for the protein MNAPDRYERFVVPEGTRKVAYDRDTKIINAASFTIEREDHTIGNIVRMQLHRDENVLFAGYQLPHPLKYKIIVRIHTTSQSSPMQAYNQAINDLDKELDYLKNQFEAEVAKFSNQY
- the LOC104699080 gene encoding histone-lysine N-methyltransferase 2C-like, with protein sequence MAFHVACPITCRKICFCVLGFSRNLHGKQVKDVFLNEIHSLQDFLRDPWGDEVSADGGTVQIHVPKLAVFDTGPRIAARGNDSAVEVVAAAASSDLVPAKRTVVLQKKAAVVDCCAVNDASDDLEVTVKELCGEDHDHHSGSITCHMCYLVEVGKSEKAKMLSCKCCGKKYHRNCLKTWAQHRDLFNWSSWACPSCRICEGCGTLGDPKKFMFCKRCDAAYHCDCQQPRHKNVSSGPYLCPKHTKCYSCGSTVPGNGQSLRWFLGHTCCDACGRLFVKGNYCPVCLKVYRDSEATPMVCCDFCQRWVHCQCDGISEEKYMQFQVDGNLQYKCSTCRGECYQVKDLDDAIQEIWKRKDIAEKELIASLKASAGVVGQTGGASLINQPRSVERKVSEKAVVNGEEEKPLRVLRIKTSKPQDSDSEKFGKHTTELNTVKAKKLVISIGPRKTGVTNSTSCDVSKLSSKSNGKQEKLQTEEMLSQEPHRSLLGKNNDEKRGSRGEVATSKAEGGIIGRHSDSRGDLNSGSHDSLQKDSRRLLKLKIKKHNPESQEGEAPSIVYERGKSGKGHRSKRKRASPPAEKSGFNEDEDLSNLF